From the genome of Callithrix jacchus isolate 240 chromosome 7, calJac240_pri, whole genome shotgun sequence, one region includes:
- the SESN2 gene encoding sestrin-2 isoform X2 encodes MIVADSECRAELKGYLQFAPGGVGGSGPGEEQRESRARRGPRGPSAFIPVEEVLREGTESLEQHLGLEALMSSGRVDNLAVVMGLHPDYFTSFWRLHYLLLHTDGPLASSWRHYIAIMAAARHQCSYLVGSHMAEFLQTGGDPEWLLGLHRAPEKLRKLSEINKLLAHRPWLITKEHIQALLKTGEHTWSLAELIQALVLLTHCHSLSSFVFGCGILPEADADGSPATQAPTPPSEQSSPPSRDPLNNSGGFEAARDVEALMERMRQLQESLLRDEGASQEEMESRFELEKSESLLVTPSADILEPSPHPDMLCFVEDPTFGYEDFTRRGAQAPPTFRAQDYTWEDHGYSLIQRLYPEGGQLLDEKFQAAYSLTYNTIAMHSGVDTSVLRRAIWNYIHCVFGIRSGGSFL; translated from the exons GAGCAGAGGGAAAGCCGGGCTCGGCGAGGCCCTCGAGGGCCCAGCGCCTTCATCCCCGTGGAGGAG GTCCTTCGGGAGGGGACTGAGAGCCTTGAGCAGCACCTGGGGTTGGAGGCACTGATGTCCTCTGGGCGGGTGGACAACCTGGCAGTGGTGATGGGCCTGCACCCTGACTACTTTACCAGCTTCTGGCGCCTGCACTACCTGCTGCTGCACACGGATGGTCCCTTGGCCAGCTCCTGGCGCCACTACATTGCCATCATG GCTGCCGCCCGCCATCAGTGTTCTTACCTGGTAGGCTCCCACATGGCTGAGTTTCTGCAGACTGGAGGAGACCCTGAGTGGTTGCTGGGCCTCCACCGGGCCCCCGAGAAGCTGCGCAAGCTCAGTGAGATCAACAAGTTGCTGGCACATCGGCCATGGCTCATCACTAAGGAACACATCCAG GCCTTACTGAAGACTGGCGAGCATACCTGGTCCCTGGCTGAGCTCATTCAGGCCCTGGTCCTGCTCACCCATTGCCACTCGCTTTCCTCCTTCGTGTTTGGCTGTGGCATCCTCCCTGAGGCAGATGCAGATGGCAGCCCTGCCACCCAGGCACCTACACCCCCCAGTGAGCAGAGCAGCCCCCCCAGCAGGGACCCATTGAACAACTCTGGG GGCTTTGAGGCCGCCCGAGATGTGGAGGCTCTGATGGAACGCATGCGGCAGCTGCAGGAGAGCCTGCTGCGGGACGAGGGGGCATCCCAGGAGGAGATGGAGAGCCGCTTTGAGCTGGAGAAGTCAGAGAGCCTGCTGGTGACCCCCTCAG CTGATATCCTGGAGCCCTCTCCACACCCAGACATGCTGTGCTTTGTGGAAGACCCCACTTTCGGGTATGAGGACTTCACCCGGAGAGGGGCTCAGGCACCCCCCACCTTCCGGGCCCAG GATTATACCTGGGAAGACCATGGCTACTCACTGATCCAGCGGCTCTACCCTGAGGGTGGGCAGCTTCTGGACGAGAAGTTCCAAGCAGCCTATAGCCTCACCTACAATACCATCGCCATGCACAGTGGCGTGGACACCTCCGTGCTCCGCAGGGCCATCTGGAACTATATCCACTGCGTCTTTGGCATCAg aagtggtggctcattcctgtaa